In Porites lutea chromosome 1, jaPorLute2.1, whole genome shotgun sequence, a single genomic region encodes these proteins:
- the LOC140945386 gene encoding cytosolic acyl coenzyme A thioester hydrolase-like, producing the protein MSRSLLRLRQLCLRRVLGTRGCAKKMAATMATKSFTTGVDLKGEEGSISRGSIEVCRLMAPDDANIAGNVHGGTTLKVIEEAGLILATRHCNKNNAGNRPAYGTLARVERTDFLQPLYIGEVAEVQVHLGYASKHSVEVMAFLWAENLTTGSRRLTNRASMWYVPVITGSGGKRIIPEVPAIEYAGQEEEERGKERYLKQKRARQDKEEHLKKIQPLFVTDKASLMEYRTSKGAVSHCSVLNSQSSLIHSVQPSDCIDNGYVLGGVTMKLMDEVAGIVAFRHCRTNVVTASIDAIDFHAPVKLGHVIHLAGRATFTSSRSMEIEVVVDSKDYVSDKSVRTCSAFFTYVSLDADGLVKDIPPLELHTDEERKRFEAGKKRYLHRIESRTSCR; encoded by the exons ATGAGCCGATCTTTGCTTCGTTTGCGTCAGTTGTGTTTGCGCAGGGTGCTCGGCACTCGTGGATGTgcaaaaaaaatggcggctACAATGGCGACGAAATCGTTCACCACGGGTGTTGATTTGAAAGGCGAAGAAGGTTCCATTTCCCGCGGTTCAATCGAAGTATGCCGGCTCATGGCTCCTGATGATGCTAACATCGCTGGGAATGTACATGGTGGGACTACATTGAAGGTAATCGAGGAAGCCGGGCTCATTCTTGCCACACGCCACTGCAATAAGAACAATGCGGGCAACAGGCCGGCGTATGGTACCTTGGCGCGCGTTGAAAGGACAGATTTTTTACAGCCATTGTACATTGGAGAAGTCGCAGAAGTTCAAGTGCATTTAGGCTACGCATCAAAGCATTCTGTGGAAGTAATGGCATTTCTGTGGGCTGAAAATCTTACAACCGGAAGTCGCCGACTAACGAACCGTGCTTCGATGTGGTACGTTCCGGTGATAACAGGAAGTGGCGGAAAGAGGATCATACCGGAAGTCCCGGCCATTGAGTATGCAGGCCAGGAAGAAGAGGAGAGGGGGAAAGAACGCTACCTCAAACAAAAGAGAGCTAGGCAGGATAAAGAGGAgcatttgaaaaag ATCCAACCACTATTTGTTACTGACAAAGCATCTCTGATGGAGTATAGAACCTCTAAAGGTGCTGTTTCTCACTGTAGTGTTCTCAACTCACAGTCGTCTTTGATCCACTCTGTACAACCCTCAGATTGTATTGATAATGGTTATGTACTTGGAGGTGTCACCATGAAATTAATGGATGAAGTTGCTGGAATAGTTGCATTCCGACATTGTAGAACAAATGTTGTGACAGCATCAATAG ATGCAATTGACTTTCATGCACCGGTGAAGCTAGGTCATGTAATACATTTGGCTGGAAGAGCGACTTTTACCAGCAGTCGTTCAATGGAGATAGAAGTTGTTGTTGATTCTAAAGATTATGTATCAG ATAAGAGTGTGAGAACGTGCAGTGCGTTTTTTACATACGTCTCATTGGATGCTGATGGACTGGTCAAAGACATTCCTCCTCTTGAACTACATACAGATGAAGAACGAAAGCGGTTTGAGGCTGGAAAGAAAAGATACCTACACCGCATAGAAAGTAGGACTAGTTGCAGGTGA
- the LOC140945376 gene encoding cytosolic acyl coenzyme A thioester hydrolase-like encodes MTAKGLIGVDMKDTGDSISRGSIEVCRLMHPDDANIAGNVHGGTTLKLIEEAGLIIATRHCNKNGRKTSPEPILAALARVERTDFLQPMFIGEVAQVHVELGYASTHSLEVQACVWAENLITGSRRLTNRASLWYVPVTGNEEMRIIPEVPAVEYSSKEEEERGKERYKRQKRARLDKRELMKEVPLHINDGVQPTERTDGGNVSRYSVNSSQSSLIHSVQPSDCASTGYVLGGVTMKMMDEVAGIVAFRHCKTNVVTASVDAIDFHAPVKLGHVIHLTGRATFTSSHSMEIEVVVDAKDYVADKSVRACSAFFIYVSLDEQSRPQAIPSLELQSDEERKRFEAGKKRYQLRKEGRTSRN; translated from the exons ATGACGGCGAAAGGGTTGATTGGAGTCGATATGAAAGACACGGGGGACTCAATTTCCCGCGGTTCCATCGAAGTTTGCCGCCTTATGCACCCTGATGATGCTAATATTGCTGGCAATGTTCACGGTGGAACAACATTGAAGCTAATCGAGGAAGCAGGGCTCATAATTGCTACACGCCATTGTAACAAGAATGGTCGGAAAACAAGTCCTGAGCCGATATTGGCAGCTTTGGCGCGCGTTGAAAGGACAGATTTCTTGCAACCGATGTTTATAGGGGAAGTTGCTCAAGTTCACGTAGAGCTAGGCTACGCATCAACGCATTCTTTGGAAGTGCAAGCGTGCGTTTGGGCAGAAAATCTCATAACCGGAAGTCGTAGGCTTACCAACCGTGCCTCACTCTGGTACGTTCCCGTCACCGGAAATGAGGAGATGAGGATCATACCAGAGGTACCTGCTGTAGAATATTCAAGTAAAGaggaagaggaaagaggaaaagaGAGATACAAAAGACAGAAGAGAGCTAGGCTTGATAAAAGGGAGCTTATGAAAGAG GTGCCACTACATATCAATGATGGAGTGCAGCCAACTGAGCGAACTGATGGTGGGAATGTTTCAAGATATAGTGTAAACAGTTCGCAGTCATCTCTGATCCACTCTGTACAACCCTCAGATTGTGCAAGTACTGGGTATGTACTTGGAGGTGTTACGATGAAAATGATGGATGAAGTGGCAGGAATAGTTGCATTCCGACACTGTAAAACCAATGTGGTCACGGCATCAGTTG ATGCGATTGACTTTCATGCACCAGTGAAGCTAGGTCACGTGATACATCTGACTGGGAGAGCTACTTTCACTAGTAGCCACTCAATGGAAATCGAAGTTGTTGTTGATGCCAAAGATTATGTAGCAG ACAAAAGTGTGAGAGCGTGCAGTGCATTTTTCATATATGTGTCCTTGGATGAGCAAAGTAGGCCCCAAGCCATCCCTTCTCTGGAACTTCAATCTGATGAGGAGCGAAAACGATTTGAAGCTGGAAAGAAAAGATATCAGCTCCGCAAAGAGGGAAGAACAAGTCGAAACTAA